The following are encoded in a window of Arctopsyche grandis isolate Sample6627 chromosome 4, ASM5162203v2, whole genome shotgun sequence genomic DNA:
- the LOC143911278 gene encoding uncharacterized protein LOC143911278 translates to MGPQRRRAPEVGAPPWGPAGRAGGVPHRPVRPHHQLPRGPRHPNIPQHHINISHQHQHQHQHQHQHQHQHQHQHQQQHPQQRLRPPRPNLQWSTNDMQQFAAHASLWQHPAVPSNINNSNYRMSVPSQHYPHPRLNWNPSNQLQRNPAASTWNYRCRPLLPLPHHSPSFSNVKTDPVVEKASDANKPFDKTLCDAIDTVKRKLRERKLSETHREKLTLVAESQSEESSVKMPEKKRIEHAKFSPKTLAPKKVEKKEEKVKTPNSSGVGKPEYRKKSQVLRRKILQQLFKLNNNNLRQVLSQPESSAKYNFALSSLIKDTRNMLSKELRNVAEKSLKFHNISANTEQGEKIVQDAFLGHLGTMLDTNASVELFNMDPQIINELSKVLQEDLMGCMNEEVSVKNLADVMHESIMEEPIDDSHSSKPYNSNRIHDRMNCNYSSASDSNSDSVMQGFSNPVYFTKLKCEKFDSGYHDPYHDQVAIPTENLKTTEPCEQIDYSELSSNSFVNKSLEYQKFLESLTESNDHESATAEVKDSTVVKKFKDSCNPPTSEQNNDTSREQILRNFDIATNKYETTFNNNMETSKKLKQIKPNLPKELLKSNNVNIDQVKECDLGLKLLGNVKKEVVSPDSKSDNRIDSSQKNHNIKIISTNDLYSTFQSNDTNPFCLEHLFNGNVLSNTSQSCDVINNDKVNEPPANILPIKRHSIDKSDRKSKESRKKNKRRRSRQRKSKSNNEENSSIYDDTVPNNLIIQNNFPSNSNENPELRSPLPSTENLKISNNNESTVNPKSNESPVNPKSNESTVNPKSNESTVNPKSNESTVNPKSNEFTVNPKSNEFTVNPKSNELIESIHKSDGKSDKISLVDISKLLVKKEKKPQDKSKEKHCLIRDQDVSTKKVFTKCQGTQYYDFGKVSASSQVYASLIFSKSKGTQSTKMNCKDNFCQTLKCIEGLNEMKEIIETSDKDCQTTEMLSISVSEKPDKKIMVNKEVQVTMTSAKEGINKEQTLKQSDVLNRMKEIDSNIQLLVQEKLDLYKMFESNTCTSDNKKYKLKIKSGFVSNVPESPQPPKNIVKKSKIKNCVSFSSEKSCILKGSGDAIHSSNNRIKSRKNLLEKNRINESLSGDKNDSNRLKKQNSNSDPKSSDSSIPSYRMRKRIRANAVKENKMTHRKDKTIQGSDHSKSITAIPNNSKINQDLENVEMCHNPTNVVENSNFAENSPYSNVISEEVIDNCLDLQNDNKNANNKLQNKIVCKRKARSIPKSASSSSKKSCNLVRKKTPLSALMAELEKCGDDTDLDFMDTSVVKSELIANDENLDSGKVPPSNLKKKYNLRNCTVNLEPVNVSSGSSNNYCSPDGSIEHNKEILSQGYSDEDYNICLDDINSVEFESLTDPDIPSMLENIGGNETMTLMDNWDSKLFDSVTLSDSVNVFDESLTNEKADLNLDIDHLHSADTCIEKDVEFIENIDQMVYNSNTNISLTDHSDSIIAIECVGDKFLAASKDGNVYYYCAIRGILLSKMECSNLAITSLCIRSNLVYTGSLDSNLKCFNFLTGMVLQSGINVGSPIQSMCFEWDIIYVGTRTGFVIQFNVKTNSLIADGAIKFSDQAILALNAIKEGPRKVLLIASRSQDVTVNDAVTGLLLRTFHGPNTTVYSILFHSGKVFCGTSGYDIQVFDFAAGDLIRLQSGGIGAVCLKIYKGLLFAGCYDGIIYVFKPNEEKPFARIRGPGNMLLAIAIINDKIIGGCEDKSLSIWSIPDIVTNEMSHCK, encoded by the exons ATGGGGCCGCAACGGCGGCGGGCTCCCGAGGTGGGGGCTCCGCCATGGGGGCCCGCAGGCCGAGCAGGAGGAGTCCCCCACAGGCCGGTGCGCCCCCACCATCAGCTGCCCAGAGGACCTCGACACCCTAATATCCCCCAACACCACATCAACATTTCACACCAACATCAGCATCAGCATCAGCATCAGCATCAACACCAGCATCAGCATCAGCACCAACACCAGCAACAGCATCCGCAACAGAGACTTCGACCGCCCAG GCCTAATTTGCAATGGAGTACAAATGATATGCAACAATTTGCCGCACATGCGTCTCTATGGCAACATCCCGCTGTCCCTTCGAACATAAACAATAGTAATTATCGGATGAGTGTTCCTTCTCAACATTACCCACATCCCAGATTGAATTGGAATCCAAGTAATCAACTTCAAAGGAATCCAGCTGCATCTACATGGAACTATCGCTGTCGTCCTCTTTTGCCGCTACCTCACCATTCGCCTTCCTTCAGTAATGTGAAGACTGATCCCGTAGTGGAAAAAGCTAGTGACGCTAATAAACCTTTTGACAAAACTTTGTGCGATGCTATTGATACAGTTAAGAGAAAATTGAGGGAGCGCAAGTTGAGCGAAACTCATAGAGAAAAACTCACTCTTGTAGCGGAGTCTCAATCGGAGGAATCTTCCGTGAAAATGCCTGAAAAGAAGCGGATTGAACATGctaaattttcacccaaaactctAGCCCCTAAGAAGGtcgaaaaaaaagaagaaaaagtaaaaactcCAAATTCTTCCGGCGTTGGAAAACCTGAATATCGTAAAAAATCTCAAGTGTTGCGAAGAAAAATATTGCAGcaattatttaagttaaataataataatcttagaCAAGTTTTAAGTCAGCCAGAGTCTTCAGCCAAATATAACTTTGCACTATCTAGTTTAATAAAAGATACCCGAAATATGCTCAGTAAAGAGTTGAGAAATGTGGCTGAGAAATCTTtgaaatttcacaatatttCCGCAAATACTGAACAAGGTGAAAAAATTGTGCAAGATGCATTCTTAGGACACCTGGGAACGATGTTGGATACTAATGCTTCTGTAGAATTGTTCAATATGGATCCTCAAATCATAAACGAGCTCAGCAAGgttttgcaagaggatttgatgGGATGTATGAACGAGGAAGTATCAGTAAAAAATTTAGCTGATGTAATGCACGAATCTATAATGGAAGAACCAATTGATGATAGTCATTCTTCAAAACCTTATAATTCAAATAGGATACACGACAGAATGAATTGCAATTATTCTTCAGCCAGTGACTCGAATAGTGATAGTGTTATGCAAGGATTTAGTAATCCTGTATATTTTACGAaattaaaatgtgaaaaatttgaTTCTGGATATCATGATCCATATCACGACCAAGTTGCAATTCCTACAGAAAACTTAAAAACTACCGAACCATGTGAACAGATCGACTATTCTGAACTCAGTTCTAATTCATTTGTAAATAAAAGTCTagaatatcaaaaatttttgGAATCTCTGACAGAAAGTAATGATCATGAATCGGCAACAGCTGAAGTAAAGGATTCTACTGTGGTCAAGAAATTTAAAGATTCTTGTAACCCTCCAACCAGTGAACAGAATAATGACACTTCTAGGGAACAGATTTTAAGAAACTTTGATATTGCTACCAACAAATATGAGacgacatttaataataacatggAAACTTCTAAAAAACTTAAGCAGATTAAGCCCAATTTACCAAAAGAATTACTCAAAtctaataatgtaaatattgatCAAGTTAAGGAATGTGATTTAGGTTTAAAGCTCTTAGGTAATGTGAAAAAGGAAGTGGTATCTCCAGATAGCAAATCTGATAACCGAATTGATTCCtcacaaaaaaatcataatataaaaataatttcgacAAATGATTTGTATAGTACTTTTCAAAGTAATGACACAAACCCATTTTGTTTAGAGCATTTATTTAATGGAAACGTATTATCAAACACATCTCAAAGTTGTGACGTTATAAACAATGATAAAGTAAACGAACCCCCTGCTAATATTTTACCAATTAAAAGGCATTCAATTGATAAATCTGATAGAAAAAGTAAAGaatcgagaaaaaaaaataaaaggagaAGATCAAGACAACGTAAGTCAAAAAGTAATAACGAGGAAAATTCATCAATATATGATGACACAGtgccaaataatttaattatacagaATAATTTTCCCTCAAATTCTAATGAAAATCCTGAATTGCGATCACCACTCCCTTcaactgaaaatttgaaaatatccaaCAACAATGAATCCACAGTGAATCCAAAATCAAATGAATCTCCGGTGAATCCAAAGTCAAATGAATCCACTGTAAATCCAAAATCAAATGAATCTACGGTGAATCCAAAATCAAATGAATCCACGGTGAATCCAAAATCAAATGAATTCACGGTGAATCCAAAATCAAATGAATTCACAGTGAATCCAAAATCAAATGAATTAATAGAATCGATACACAAAAGTGATGGTAAATCTGATAAGATTTCTCTTGTTgatatttcgaaattattagTCAAGAAAGAAAAAAAGCCACAAGATAAGTCGAAGGAAAAACATTGTTTGATTAGAGATCAAGATGTTTCTACAAAGAAAGTATTTACCAAGTGCCAAGGAACTCAATATTACGATTTTGGAAAGGTTAGTGCATCTTCGCAAGTGTATGcttcattaatattttcaaaatctaAAGGCACCCAATCAACCAAAATGAATTGTAAAGATAATTTTTGTCAAACGTTGAAATGTATTGAAGGTCTGAATGAAATGAAAGAAATAATCGAAACATCGGACAAAGATTGTCAAACTACCGAAATGTTGAGCATTTCAGTCTCTGAAAAacctgataaaaaaataatggtcAATAAAGAAGTTCAAGTAACAATGACTTCGGCGAAGGAGGGCATTAATAAAGAGCAAACTTTAAAACAAAGTGATGTACTAAATAGAATGAAAGAGATTGATAGCAACATTCAATTATTGGTCCAggaaaaattggatttgtataaaatgtttgaaTCGAACACATGTACTAGTGATAACAAgaagtataaattaaaaataaaatcaggatTTGTCTCGAATGTACCAGAGTCTCCACAGCCACCGAAAAACAtagttaaaaaatcaaaaattaaaaattgtgttTCATTTAGCAGTGAGAAGTCATGTATATTAAAAGGCAGTGGCGATGCAATTCATTCTTCAAACAATAGGATAAAATCTCGTAAAAaccttttggaaaaaaatagaaTTAATGAATCACTGTCAGGAGATAAAAATGATTCAAATAGATTAAAAAAGCAGAACAGTAATAGTGATCCTAAATCGAGTGATTCTAGTATACCCTCATATAGAATGCGTAAAAGAATTCGAGCCAATGCTGTAAAAGAGAATAAAATGACTCATCGCAAAGACAAGACGATTCAAGGGTCAGACCATTCTAAATCAATTACTGCCATACCtaataattctaaaattaatcAGGATTTAGAAAACGTTGAAATGTGCCATAATCCAACCAATGTGGTTGAAAATAGTAATTTTGCAGAGAATTCACCTTATTCAAACGTCATCTCTGAAGAAGTAATAGAtaattgtttagatttacaaaaCGACAATAAAAATGCTAATAAcaaattacaaaacaaaatagtCTGTAAAAGAAAAGCAAGAAGCATACCAAAATCAGCTAGCTCTTCTTCAAAGAAGTCATGCAATTTAGTTAGAAAAAAGACACCGTTATCGGCTTTGATGGcggaattagaaaaatgtggcGACGATACAGACCTGGATTTTATGGATACTTCGGTAGTAAAAAGTGAATTAATAGCAAACGATGAAAATTTAGATTCTGGTAAAGTTCCACCTTCTAATTTAAAGAAAAAGTATAATTTACGGAATTGTACAGTAAATTTGGAACCAGTCAATGTTTCTAGTGGCTCTTCAAACAATTATTGTAGTCCGGATGGAAGCATTGAACACAATAAAGAAATTTTATCCCAAGGATACAGCGATGAAGATTACAATATTTGCCTGGACGACATAAATAGTGTCGAATTTGAAAGCTTGACGGATCCTGATATTCCAAGTATGCTGGAAAACATTGGAGGTAATGAAACAATGACCCTAATGGACAACTGGGATTCGAAGTTGTTCGATAGTGTCACATTGTCTGATAGTGTTAACGTTTTTGATGAATCATTAACGAATGAGAAAGCAGATCTTAATTTGGACATTGATCATTTGCATTCAGCTGACACATGCATTGAAAAAGACgttgaatttattgaaaatatagaTCAAATGGTATACAATTCGAATACAAACATTTCTCTAACCGACCATTCTGATTCAATTATTGCAATAGag TGCGTTGGGGACAAATTTCTTGCTGCTTCAAAAGAtggaaatgtttattattattgtgcaaTCCGTGGAATTCTTCTGTCTAAAATGGAATGCTCGAATTTAGCTATAACTAGTCTATGCATAAGGTCAAACTTGGTTTACACAGGATCATTGGACTCGAATTTGAAATGCTTTAATTTCCTT ACCGGGATGGTATTACAAAGTGGAATAAATGTCGGGAGTCCCATTCAGAGTATGTGCTTTGAATGGGATATAATTTATGTCGGAACTAGAACTGGATTCGTTATTCAATTTAAtgttaaa ACTAACTCTTTGATTGCTGATGGAGCTATCAAGTTTTCAGATCAAGCAATATTAGCATTGAATGCCATTAAAGAGGGTCCAAGGAAAGTTCTACTGATAGCTTCTAGATCCCAAGATGTCACAGTAAATGATGCCGTTACTGGGTTACTTTTAAGAACGTTCCATGGGCCAAATACTACAGTATACAGTATACTATTTCACTCTGGAAAAGTATTTTGCGGAACGAGTGGTTATGACATTCAAGTGTTTGATTTTGCG GCCGGAGACTTAATTAGATTGCAAAGCGGCGGTATTGGTGCTGTGTGCCTTAAGATATACAAAGGACTGCTTTTTGCTGGTTGTTATGATGGtatcatttatgtatttaaaccaAATGAAGAAAAGCCTTTCGCTCGTATTCGTGGTCCTGGAAATATGCTATTAGCAATAGCAATCATTAATGataag ATAATTGGGGGATGTGAAGATAAATCTCTCTCGATTTGGAGTATTCCAGATATAGTTACGAATGAAATGTCTCACtgtaaatag